A part of Flavobacteriaceae bacterium GSB9 genomic DNA contains:
- a CDS encoding metal-dependent hydrolase: MASIFGHSAVGFTLAKLMDSKNSKWLLLVAIFSTILPDFDVLAFKFGIPYEHPFGHRGFTHSILFALI, encoded by the coding sequence ATGGCATCAATTTTCGGTCATAGTGCTGTTGGGTTTACTTTGGCTAAGTTGATGGATTCAAAAAACTCTAAATGGCTACTTTTGGTGGCTATATTCTCAACAATTTTACCAGATTTTGATGTGCTTGCCTTTAAATTTGGTATCCCTTATGAGCATCCTTTTGGTCACCGTGGTTTTACCCACTCTATTCTTTTTGCATTAATATAG
- a CDS encoding DUF3857 domain-containing protein, with protein sequence MKTITMIIALCFCMPVLSQNYKFGKVSKEELQEKFYPLDSSASAAYLHKYRRTFIKYRQEQGWYMETEVRERIKIYNKEGFEYATKQIDLHVSDNEEEEVSGLKAYTYNLVNGKVEDEKLDKQSVYETEKSKFRNQVKFTMPNIKAGSVVELKYNVISPFYWYVDDFLFQHDIPVKNLYAKFESPEYFNFKINTKGYLLLKPVYSKERGTVQFTIKSRGTGVSNSGTKFGRSELSFVINTTTFELKDIPALKDEPYVNNINNYRSTIEYELSYTNFPQSPLKYYSTTWEDVVKTIYKSSNFGKELDRKGYFESEIDALTANTSSAMEKAALVYNFVKSHVTWNGYYGKFADLGVKKAFQTKSGNVADINLMLTAMLRYVGLNANPVLISTRHNGVPLFPTIDGYNYVITAIESPQGNILLDATNQYGTPNVLPVRALNWEGRIVRKDESTSTIGLYPKSKSQNSVSMMVNLDNNGALEGNIRSIKSSHSAMSYRKKYLETNQDQFLEDLENKFEGIQIDAFKVKNDKDFSKPVMESFKFLMESQADVINDKIYFSPLFFLRSKENPFKLEKREFPVDFSYPISKKYMVIINLPEGYKVESVPEPAAMMLPDNLGVFKYNLQAQGKKIQIIVEEEINQAIISPIYYEALKAYFSKLVEKESEQIVLTKA encoded by the coding sequence ATGAAAACCATTACCATGATTATTGCACTGTGTTTTTGCATGCCAGTGTTGTCTCAAAACTATAAATTCGGTAAAGTTTCAAAAGAAGAATTACAGGAAAAATTTTATCCTCTAGATTCATCTGCAAGTGCCGCTTATTTGCATAAATACAGACGAACATTTATAAAGTATAGGCAAGAACAAGGCTGGTATATGGAAACGGAAGTGCGCGAACGCATAAAAATATATAATAAAGAGGGTTTTGAATATGCTACAAAGCAAATAGATTTACATGTTAGTGATAATGAAGAAGAAGAGGTTTCTGGATTAAAAGCCTACACTTACAATTTAGTGAACGGGAAAGTTGAGGACGAAAAATTGGATAAGCAAAGTGTTTATGAAACAGAAAAGTCTAAGTTTAGAAACCAGGTGAAGTTTACTATGCCCAATATCAAAGCAGGTAGTGTGGTTGAGCTAAAATACAATGTGATTTCGCCGTTTTATTGGTATGTTGATGATTTTCTTTTTCAGCACGATATTCCAGTCAAAAACTTATATGCCAAGTTTGAATCTCCAGAATATTTTAATTTTAAAATAAACACTAAAGGCTATTTATTGCTCAAACCCGTTTATAGTAAAGAGCGTGGGACTGTTCAATTTACTATAAAATCAAGAGGGACAGGTGTGTCTAATAGTGGGACCAAATTTGGGCGTTCAGAGTTGTCTTTTGTAATCAATACTACAACTTTTGAGTTGAAAGACATCCCTGCCTTAAAAGATGAACCTTATGTAAACAACATTAACAATTACCGCTCAACTATTGAATATGAACTTTCTTATACAAATTTTCCGCAATCTCCATTAAAATATTACAGCACTACATGGGAGGATGTGGTTAAAACCATTTATAAGAGTTCCAATTTTGGAAAGGAATTAGATAGAAAAGGATATTTTGAGAGCGAAATAGATGCTTTAACGGCCAATACTTCCAGTGCAATGGAAAAGGCTGCTTTGGTTTATAACTTTGTTAAGTCGCACGTAACGTGGAATGGATATTATGGCAAGTTTGCAGATTTGGGCGTTAAAAAAGCCTTTCAAACAAAATCAGGAAACGTTGCCGATATTAATTTAATGCTCACCGCCATGCTACGTTATGTTGGGCTAAATGCCAATCCTGTTTTGATAAGTACAAGGCATAACGGAGTGCCTTTATTCCCAACGATAGATGGGTATAATTATGTAATAACAGCTATTGAATCACCCCAAGGCAATATATTGTTGGATGCTACAAACCAATATGGTACGCCCAATGTCTTGCCGGTTAGGGCATTGAATTGGGAAGGTCGAATTGTGCGAAAGGATGAGAGTACTTCAACTATTGGGCTGTATCCAAAATCAAAATCTCAAAATTCTGTATCAATGATGGTAAATTTGGATAACAATGGAGCCTTGGAAGGAAATATCAGATCCATTAAAAGTAGCCATTCTGCCATGTCCTACAGAAAAAAATATCTGGAAACGAATCAAGATCAGTTTTTAGAAGATTTAGAAAATAAATTTGAAGGTATTCAAATTGATGCATTCAAAGTTAAAAACGATAAAGATTTTTCTAAGCCAGTTATGGAATCTTTTAAATTTTTAATGGAAAGTCAGGCCGATGTCATAAATGATAAAATATACTTTTCTCCACTTTTTTTCTTAAGGTCGAAAGAAAATCCATTTAAATTGGAAAAGCGTGAGTTTCCGGTAGATTTTAGTTACCCAATAAGTAAGAAGTATATGGTTATTATTAATCTGCCAGAAGGCTATAAAGTAGAATCTGTTCCAGAACCAGCGGCTATGATGTTGCCCGATAATTTAGGAGTATTTAAGTATAATTTACAAGCCCAAGGTAAAAAAATTCAAATAATTGTTGAAGAAGAAATTAACCAAGCCATTATCTCACCTATTTATTATGAGGCTTTAAAAGCGTATTTTAGCAAACTCGTAGAAAAAGAATCAGAACAAATAGTATTAACTAAAGCATAA
- the dtd gene encoding D-aminoacyl-tRNA deacylase — MKVVIQRVTKASVTIEGEKVASINHGMLVLLGIVNDDTQEDTKWLCNKLANLRIFNDENGVMNRSVKDVNGDVILVSQFTLHAATKKGNRPSYIKAAKPDVAIPLYESFVKQLEIDLCKKVQTGEFGADMKVELLNDGPVTIIIDSQNRE, encoded by the coding sequence ATGAAAGTCGTAATACAGCGTGTTACAAAAGCAAGTGTAACCATTGAAGGAGAGAAAGTAGCCTCTATTAACCACGGAATGTTGGTTTTGTTGGGGATAGTAAACGATGATACCCAAGAGGATACAAAATGGCTTTGCAATAAGTTGGCCAACCTTCGTATTTTTAATGATGAAAACGGTGTTATGAACCGGTCTGTTAAAGATGTAAATGGAGACGTAATTTTGGTTAGTCAGTTTACACTTCATGCAGCAACAAAAAAAGGAAATCGACCGAGTTACATTAAGGCAGCGAAACCAGACGTGGCTATTCCGTTATATGAAAGTTTTGTAAAACAACTTGAAATAGATTTATGCAAAAAAGTACAAACCGGTGAGTTTGGTGCCGATATGAAAGTGGAGTTGCTTAACGATGGTCCCGTTACTATCATTATTGATTCCCAAAATAGAGAATAA
- a CDS encoding nucleotide pyrophosphohydrolase produces MDIKNAQKVVDNWINEHGVRYFNELTNMAQLTEEVGEVARIIARRYGEQSEKESDKDKDLGEELADVLFVVLCLANQTGLDLQAAFDKRMDKKAKRDHDRHHNNEKLK; encoded by the coding sequence ATGGATATAAAAAACGCCCAAAAAGTAGTTGACAATTGGATTAACGAGCATGGAGTTCGCTATTTTAATGAACTTACCAATATGGCACAACTTACCGAAGAAGTAGGAGAGGTAGCCCGGATAATTGCTCGTCGCTACGGCGAACAAAGTGAAAAGGAAAGTGACAAGGACAAAGATTTAGGTGAAGAATTGGCTGATGTGCTTTTTGTGGTTTTGTGCCTGGCTAATCAAACTGGTTTGGATCTTCAGGCTGCTTTCGACAAGCGCATGGATAAAAAAGCTAAACGGGATCACGATAGGCACCATAATAACGAAAAATTAAAATAA
- a CDS encoding 3-phosphoshikimate 1-carboxyvinyltransferase — translation MNFTLHKSQLANKKSNITITGSKSESNRLLLLQALYPEFKLENVSNSDDSNLMTNALSSEGKVVDIHHAGTAMRFLTAYFSIQEGRETILTGSKRMKERPIKILVEALKELGAEISYEENEGFPPIKLKGKRLAKNKVSLKANVSSQYISALLLIASKLENGIELTLEGEITSVPYIKMTLALLDEIGVESSFTGNLISVKPVSKPLKPKTLVVESDWSSASYYFSIVALCEPGTEITLSSYKENSLQGDSSLVDIYKHFGVSTVFKGNTVTLKKEEKELKPLNLDLVNAPDIAQTIAVTCFALGVPCDLMGLHTLKIKETDRLVALKTEIEKLGGEVKITNKSLHLSASNTIKEMVPIATYNDHRMAMAFAPLALKTALIIEDAMVVSKSYPTFWDDLKSIGFKISK, via the coding sequence ATGAATTTTACGCTTCACAAATCGCAACTAGCAAACAAAAAATCGAATATAACCATAACAGGCTCAAAAAGCGAATCGAATAGATTATTGCTTTTGCAAGCGCTTTATCCCGAGTTTAAATTAGAAAACGTTTCAAACTCAGACGATAGTAATTTAATGACAAATGCACTATCTTCCGAAGGAAAAGTGGTTGATATCCACCATGCCGGAACAGCCATGCGTTTTTTAACCGCTTATTTCTCCATTCAAGAAGGAAGGGAAACGATTCTAACAGGGTCAAAGCGTATGAAAGAGCGACCTATAAAAATTTTGGTTGAAGCATTAAAAGAATTGGGCGCTGAAATAAGTTATGAAGAAAATGAAGGGTTTCCGCCCATAAAACTTAAAGGAAAAAGGTTGGCTAAAAATAAAGTGTCGTTAAAGGCTAACGTTAGTAGTCAGTACATTTCGGCATTGTTGCTCATCGCTTCCAAATTGGAAAACGGTATCGAGTTAACTCTGGAAGGTGAAATTACTTCAGTTCCTTATATAAAAATGACCTTGGCTTTGCTGGATGAAATTGGTGTGGAATCTTCTTTCACCGGAAATTTGATTTCAGTAAAACCCGTTTCAAAACCCTTAAAACCAAAAACCTTGGTCGTGGAGTCTGACTGGTCTTCGGCATCCTATTATTTCAGTATTGTAGCGCTTTGCGAGCCTGGTACGGAAATTACGCTTTCATCATACAAAGAAAACTCATTACAAGGCGATTCTTCATTAGTCGATATTTATAAACACTTTGGAGTGTCAACGGTTTTTAAAGGCAACACCGTAACTCTAAAAAAGGAGGAAAAAGAATTGAAACCTCTAAATTTAGATCTTGTAAATGCCCCCGATATTGCCCAAACTATTGCTGTAACGTGTTTTGCATTGGGAGTACCTTGTGATTTAATGGGGCTTCACACATTAAAGATCAAAGAAACCGATAGACTCGTGGCCTTAAAAACCGAAATTGAAAAATTAGGTGGCGAAGTAAAAATCACTAACAAGTCTTTACATCTTTCAGCTTCGAATACTATTAAAGAAATGGTGCCTATAGCAACCTACAACGATCACAGAATGGCTATGGCCTTTGCGCCTTTGGCGCTAAAAACAGCTTTGATTATCGAAGATGCCATGGTAGTTTCAAAGTCGTACCCTACATTTTGGGACGATTTAAAGTCTATAGGATTTAAAATAAGCAAATAA
- a CDS encoding DUF3857 domain-containing protein → MRLTFLPKILVFFTVFQCFSQDNLYTSLTVPPSLSEHANAVIRLDDVLINLESTDEMLIRRKRIITVLNKAGDKSVDAYMHYDDNVKIKDLEVKVYNKFGANIKRIRKKDFKDVSAVDGGTLYTDSRVKYLEYTPTDYPYTVEFVCEIQTTNTAFIPPFVPVTDYFVGVENSRYDIIFPEHIKIRKKEKNLDGFSVHKEEMSREFIYQIKNLKSFKPEEYSPSVNDLAPKVLFSAEQFTLEGVAAEVKDWDSFGKWMYHDLIKDTYDLSETTIKKVQDLVKNETNDIDKAKKIYQYVQDKVRYISVQVGIGGWKPFRASEVDALGYGDCKGLTNYTMSLLKAVGVESNYSVIYAGQSQRSLEKDFAAMQGNHVILSIPNDGNTIWLECTSQKLPFGFIGDFTDDRDALVITPEGGKIKHTKKYTTQENSQDIKGRYTINSNGGIEAEVQLISKGIQYDDKYWLETETERDLDMHYKKRWRYINSIAINSMAIDNDKSSIAFNEKISFKAPNYTKKAGNRMLLTVNAFNRSTHVPDRYRNRKYPLKIRRGFVDIDHVEITLPANYILEALPNDITIENKFGSYKTTFVKKDETKLIYRRTFIVNDGEYPKEDYKAFREFYKEVSKMDNAKAALIKKEL, encoded by the coding sequence ATGCGATTAACTTTTTTGCCCAAAATCCTTGTCTTTTTTACTGTTTTTCAGTGTTTTTCCCAAGATAATTTATATACAAGTCTAACAGTTCCTCCTTCACTATCAGAGCACGCCAATGCAGTTATTAGGTTAGATGATGTTCTCATTAACCTAGAGTCTACAGACGAAATGCTTATCCGTAGGAAGCGCATCATAACCGTTTTAAACAAAGCGGGAGACAAAAGTGTTGATGCTTACATGCACTATGACGATAATGTGAAAATAAAAGACTTAGAAGTAAAGGTCTATAACAAGTTTGGTGCTAACATTAAAAGAATAAGAAAAAAAGATTTTAAAGATGTAAGTGCTGTTGATGGCGGTACGTTATATACCGATTCTAGGGTAAAATACCTGGAATATACGCCAACAGATTATCCATATACTGTTGAATTTGTTTGCGAAATCCAAACCACTAACACGGCCTTTATTCCGCCCTTTGTTCCAGTTACCGATTATTTTGTTGGTGTAGAAAATAGTCGCTATGATATAATTTTTCCAGAACATATTAAAATTAGAAAAAAGGAAAAAAACCTTGATGGCTTTAGTGTTCATAAAGAGGAAATGTCGAGAGAATTCATCTATCAAATTAAAAATTTGAAATCGTTCAAGCCAGAGGAGTATAGTCCTTCAGTAAACGACCTTGCACCAAAAGTTTTGTTCTCTGCCGAACAATTTACCTTAGAAGGGGTGGCTGCCGAAGTTAAAGACTGGGATTCTTTTGGAAAGTGGATGTACCATGATTTAATAAAAGATACTTACGATTTGTCTGAAACAACAATTAAAAAAGTCCAGGATTTGGTTAAAAACGAAACTAATGATATAGATAAAGCTAAGAAGATTTATCAATATGTTCAAGATAAGGTGAGGTACATTAGTGTGCAAGTCGGTATTGGAGGTTGGAAACCCTTTAGGGCTTCAGAGGTTGATGCACTGGGTTATGGCGATTGTAAGGGATTAACAAACTATACCATGTCGCTTTTAAAGGCTGTTGGTGTTGAGTCAAATTACAGTGTTATATATGCAGGACAATCCCAGCGAAGTTTGGAAAAAGATTTTGCTGCCATGCAGGGTAACCATGTGATTTTATCTATTCCAAACGACGGCAATACAATTTGGCTTGAGTGTACCAGCCAAAAGCTTCCATTTGGTTTTATTGGCGACTTTACCGATGATCGGGATGCCTTAGTAATTACTCCCGAAGGAGGAAAGATTAAACACACAAAAAAATATACAACCCAAGAGAATTCACAAGACATAAAAGGACGCTACACTATAAACAGTAATGGAGGAATAGAAGCCGAGGTACAGTTAATATCAAAAGGGATTCAATACGATGATAAATACTGGTTGGAAACAGAAACAGAACGTGATTTGGATATGCATTACAAAAAAAGGTGGCGGTATATAAACAGCATAGCAATTAATAGTATGGCTATCGACAATGATAAATCGTCGATAGCCTTTAACGAAAAAATAAGCTTTAAGGCTCCAAATTATACCAAAAAAGCGGGCAATAGAATGTTGCTAACGGTAAATGCTTTTAATAGAAGCACACATGTACCAGACAGGTACAGAAATAGAAAATATCCATTAAAGATTAGACGCGGTTTTGTTGATATTGACCATGTTGAAATTACTTTACCTGCTAATTACATTTTAGAGGCATTGCCAAACGATATAACGATTGAAAATAAATTTGGAAGTTATAAGACCACATTTGTTAAAAAGGATGAAACAAAGTTAATTTATCGCCGAACATTTATAGTTAACGACGGTGAATATCCAAAAGAAGACTATAAGGCCTTTAGGGAATTTTATAAAGAAGTTTCAAAAATGGACAATGCTAAAGCGGCATTGATCAAGAAAGAATTATAA
- the rsgA gene encoding ribosome small subunit-dependent GTPase A, which translates to MTGRVYKSTGSWYTVKTDSGNTYECRIKGKFRIKGIKSTNPIAVGDVVDFELETDNNQESGIIYNIQDRKNYIVRKSVNLSKQTHVIAANLDLVFLMITINNPPTLTSFIDRFLVTAEAYSVKTVLLFNKIDAYDQDTLNEVRYLAHVYRKIGYECIGVSAKTGKNVDKVKALMLNKVSMFSGHSGVGKSTLINAIEPSLNIKTKEISTLHMQGQHTTTFAEMFDLSFGAKIIDTPGIKGFGVVDMDKEEVGDYFPEFFALKQDCKFNNCLHINEPKCAVKNALEGGEIEYSRYRSYLQIIEGDEENYRIDIWDKE; encoded by the coding sequence ATGACAGGACGCGTTTATAAATCTACAGGTAGCTGGTACACGGTAAAAACCGATTCAGGCAACACTTACGAGTGCCGTATAAAAGGTAAGTTCCGTATAAAGGGTATTAAAAGTACTAATCCTATTGCGGTTGGCGATGTGGTAGATTTTGAGTTGGAAACCGATAACAATCAAGAGTCGGGTATTATTTACAATATTCAAGATCGCAAAAACTATATTGTTCGTAAATCGGTAAACCTGTCAAAACAAACACATGTTATTGCAGCCAATTTAGACTTGGTTTTTTTAATGATTACCATTAATAATCCGCCTACGTTAACGAGTTTTATCGACCGGTTTTTGGTTACGGCCGAGGCTTATTCGGTAAAAACCGTACTGCTTTTCAATAAAATTGATGCTTACGATCAAGATACCCTAAACGAAGTCCGTTATTTGGCCCATGTGTACCGAAAAATTGGATACGAATGCATTGGGGTGTCGGCAAAAACAGGAAAAAATGTCGACAAGGTTAAAGCCTTAATGCTGAATAAAGTAAGTATGTTTTCGGGGCATTCAGGAGTTGGAAAATCTACTTTAATAAATGCCATTGAGCCCAGTTTGAATATTAAAACCAAAGAAATTTCAACACTTCATATGCAAGGGCAACATACCACTACTTTTGCAGAAATGTTCGATTTAAGTTTTGGGGCAAAAATTATTGATACGCCAGGAATAAAAGGTTTTGGTGTTGTTGATATGGACAAAGAAGAAGTGGGCGATTATTTTCCGGAGTTTTTTGCGCTTAAACAAGATTGTAAATTCAATAATTGCCTCCATATAAACGAGCCCAAATGTGCCGTTAAAAATGCATTGGAAGGAGGCGAGATAGAATACTCTAGGTACCGTAGTTATTTGCAGATTATTGAGGGTGATGAAGAAAATTATAGGATTGATATTTGGGATAAAGAATAA